Genomic window (Ochotona princeps isolate mOchPri1 unplaced genomic scaffold, mOchPri1.hap1 HAP1_SCAFFOLD_5216, whole genome shotgun sequence):
AAAATTCCTGCAGGCTAGTTTGCTCACTGAGAAACCAATGAGAAAGGCATTGACATCTTGGCTTAGAGTATACATCCTTACCGTGGATCCTATCCCCAATCCATGCCTGTGCATGCGAATAAGTGTTAGGACCACTCACTGGTTGAAAAGTACAAGGACAGTTGGGGCTGGGATGGAAAGGAGCCAATGTTGCATGTGAGAACCACAGGTCATGGTTAACAGTCACCCTGAGAACCTAAGAGCTGGGAGATGCCACTTGTTAATTGGTAATCAGTGAAGGGACTATACTTTGTAAgtcaaatgaaaaccaaaattgaaaataaaacttttctggGCACCCAGAAGGAGCTACTTAAGGACCTAAAACTGGGATACATGGCTGTGAGACCAACAGAGAGCCTCATCGAAGGCCTGCAGATCACAGACTACAGGCCTCCTGACATTTGAATGGCGAGTCAGGAAGAGAGATTTGTCTGAAAGAAAATCACATACAATTAAATGATTCGCTATAACCTTTGAACATGTATCTATTAATGCAATGTATCAAACTTGGAATGATAAAATATGTTAAGTAGTAAAGAATCTAGAAGCCATGCAAACTGCTCTATTTGGGGAGCACAGCACAGATCTAGGGTGGAAAGAAGattaatataaacatttaaacctcaattttcctttttttaaaaataatttgaaacgtCATTTCTAATAACAGCCAATCTTCTAGAAGTTTCACTTCATGCCTTGATGAAAAGGGCCAGATTCAATTTGTAACTGAACCACTTAAGCACATTAATGAGGAACATACATCTTTTTCCACAGGGAGAAATCTGGCCAGtgttttctatttgaaaaaaCATGCTGCTAGTGCCAGGCAAGCTAGACTTATTTTACTTCAGTTCTATAAGAAAGACATTTGTCCCCAAACACCTCCAAAAAGCCTTTAGTTTAACCTGGCTATCATCACCAGTATCCACAAATGCCACCTGGCCTCTGACCCTCGGGAATCTCAGGGCTGAAGCTTCATGGCCCAGGCGCTGTGGTCCCAGTGTTTGTGGACCTGCTCTTGGGAACAGGAAAAAGTTCACACAAGGCAGGACAAGAAGCTTCCTGGGAGGCCCTTGAGCCAGTAATATTTGTGAAAAAATAATATTAGAGATGggcattattttaataatatctttatattatttaaaatatttttatgatagtTATAGATATGGGGAATTTTTATCATTAAAACTGCATTAAAAAGACTTAGTAATATGTtcaaaaagcaaagttacagagagagaaggagaccctCCATCCGCTGGTACATctatcaaatggctgcaacagccagaactgagctggatTGAAGCTGAGAGACAGGGGCTTATTTCAGGTGCAAGagtcccaggagcattagcattcccaggagcattagtaggaagtggaattggaagtagaacacctagaactcaaaccagtacccatatcaagtgctggcatcacaggccacagcttaacccagtacaccacagtgctggcccctgtaaTTGCATTCTTAATAAAAACGTTCTAGAGCCAAAGGAACCCAGTATCTGGCTGTGTTAGTCTTTCCTTAAGCTGatactgtggagttttgtgtggaAAGCACCTTGATATCTGTATCAGAGGggcaagcatttaaaaatgagtttgaaaTGCTGCAcaagcagcagccttcgtttcTGGCGAGGTTTTACCTATGATTGTGCTGTGATTTCTGAACTGCTGTGAAGGCCACTGTGACCAAATTCATTGAGTCATTTCACCAAGGGCCTGAGTCATTCCTCTTGGTGCTGTGCTATGATAAAAGGAAGTATAGAGACATTACACGTAGAAGTTCATCCCTGTTCCCAGAGCACTGTCCTGgaccgggggtggggagggggaacagTGAGTCAGCTGTTCCAGCTCCTCTGCCACTCATTTCCAAACTCAGGGTGAAAACAGCTATGAGATGCAGAGGTCTTTCTGCTGTTACCTAATGCTGAAACTGGGatgagatttttttccaaaacacacAGTCAGAATGAGCAGTTGTCTTCTGCAGGCCTTTTGAATCTCTTGATGCTGTTGTCTTTCTCAgtatttgtataatttttttttgcagaaacctGCTCCACCCAAACCTGAGCCAAAACCAAGGAAAACATCTGCTAAGGTAAGAGGTACTGTACACCACCCATGTTACTTTTTAATCCATGAATACATTATAATCcaagatcagaaaaaaatcacccaAGTAAGGAGCACATTCCATGATTCAGGCCAGAGCGTACTGACCAGAATGCTGTTAACCACTTTACTTTCTTAAAAGACATAAGGCACAATTTCATGCTTTTTCAAGATATGTTTTCTGCTTGCTCAATGAGTCACAGGAAATCAGAGTGTGTTGCTCTAAGATGTCTCATCTCCAATTGGGGCCTTGCAGCTGCCTACTGCTAGTTCATATAGCAGGGGGATCGGAGCATGGCTAGGGTAGGATTTCTCATTTCATGTATCCCATGGTCGAAGGTCACTGTCCTAATCAGAACAGTGTAATAATCAATACCTGCGAGCATTTGCAAAGCCCTTATCGTGGGCCAGACATTGTTCTGGTTGTTTTATTCTTAGAACCATCCAATCACTTCCTTTTGAGATAAGCACAGATGCCCTGCACTGCAGGTGAAGAAAATGAAGCCTAAAATCCTTGAGAAACCTACCCCAAAATGGCTTTATTGCACTTTGCCATTCAGAGCATTAGTTGTGCCTGATTGTAAAGCATTTGAAATCATGAGGATGGAGGACCAAGTAGGCGTGGCGGCAAGCAGAACTTAGTGAGGCTTCATCTAAAACTGTGGAATGTTTCTTCATGGGGGCCTCGGGTCTGTAGCACTCTTCAGCCTTCCAGCTGTGGAAGCTGCGCGTCTCCCTGCGAAGTGGGCTGAACCATCCGTTGACTCTCCACATGGCAGGGCCACTGCCCAACGAAGTATGCAGAGAAGTGTGGTGTTTTCCACGTAAGGGAAAGTCTAGCGGATTTTCTAAGCCTATCCCATCTTTACCAGACTGTTACTCAACAGGCAGCCCGGCATGCCTGGAATTCCTGCTCTGCCTCCAGCCACCTGGAGGCTTCACCTATTGTTGAGCAAGAGGTGATTGATTTCAGCTAACTTCACCACGTTGCTCATGGTGGTTAACATCTTTTGTTTCCCTTTGATCCTCTGATAGAAAGAAGCTGGAGCAAAGATTAACAGAGGCGCTaaagggaagaaggaggaaaagcaagaagctggaaaggaaggtaCTGCACCATCTGAAAATGGTGAAACTAAAGCTGAAGAGGTACTTTCCATAAATACCTCCCACTGATTGAATCAGTGTCTTAAAAGAAATTGCTCAGTTCTTCAGCCACTGATAGCACGTTCATAATATCTCTTTTTATTGCCTGAAATGTAATTGCAGATCCACATCTCTCGCTCAACTGTTAATGTCTCAACCTCCAGAAGTACCCCACCCAGCACATTGTCAGTAAAGGGGCAGATTGAAACAGTGAGAGTTAAGGGTACAGTAGAAAATTCTGCATGTTTGCAGTGACTAGACTCAGATGGTAGtgtgctgtgttttgttttgttttgttttgttttcctgttatgAACAGTGGGAGCTTGCAGGTAAGATTTCTGTGGTTGCTTGGAAAGCACAAAGCAGCAAATGCAGTGCAGTGTTTGCATAAGACCTTCCTGCCTTTTCTGCTTTACATGCAGAGGTGAGCTAGATGGTGCAGTAAAGCCACAGAGAAACAAATAATCAGAAGTGTGTGGTGGTGGGTGGACTTTTCTTTGGTTATAGTAGCTTTAGTACAGTAactgaatctttttctttctttttcacaggCTCAGAAAACTGAATCTGTAGCTAACGAGGGAAAATGAATGGTCATGGAAAATTGGGGTTGATTTTTGTGTACCTCTTCAGACaacttttaaaagctatttttacCGAGTATTTTGTAAATGCTAATTTTTTTAGGACTCTACTAGTTGTCATACAAAAATATATAAGGGTGGACATTTTACCCTCTGATAGTCATGCTTTTTGGAAATTTCCATcattctcaagtaaaataaatatcaatttaATATTGGAAGCTGTGTGTAAAATTGATTTAGCATTCCATGCACTTGCTTTAAAGTTTTAGTCCCGTGCATACTGTGGTGTTTTTACTGTGCATATTTGAATTTTTCATGCAGTTTTTCTAGAGCAATAATCAGTGGTGCTTTTGTACCTAGGTTTTATGTGATTTTAATGAAACATGGATAGTTGTGGCCACCTGCTGACTACTTGTGGtttaaaataaaaggttttttttgtcTGCAAAGTTATCTGCCTGTTAGAATCTTTCCTACCTTTGGGGAGTGTTTCATTTTACTCTTGCAAGTGATATAAAGAATCACTGCTCTCTGGATCTTGGTGACACACCTAAAGTATCAAACAACACTACTTCTTAATTTCCTGACCTTTAACATTGTTATTATTGACGTAAAGGCATGTGTGACTGCTAGTGTAGAGTTCCATCTAATTCACTTTGTACTAGAAGTGGCCAGTAATGATTACCATATAGGAGTATAGCACCCAAATTTTTGAAgtgcttcaaaaacaaaatagagtTCTTCTAATCCAGagccaagtgaaaaaaatcactgatttgCAATCAGCTTTGAAATTTTCTCCCTCTGGAACTAATCTACTCAGATGTTTTCTTGCTCTTTGGGTAGTTCACAGTCCTCAAAGCTCTTTACCTAAATTGACCATGCTTGACCTGTATGGACTGGCAGatgagatgtctctctctctcccaccctacttccctttcaaataagtacaaattTAGAATAAacaacttatttttaagatttgtttttcaatttatctTAAAGGTAGACCACTAGACATGAGAGACTGAGGAACTCTCTATTCACTAATTCATTCACCACATCTTGgcaagcagccaggtctgggttaggctgaagccaagaattagGTGCCACATCCTGGTCTCcttcgtgggtggcagggaccatcttctactgatttcccaggtctcctaggaggaagctggatgggaagtgaagcacctgaGACTCTTAACCAGAGCTCtagtatgagatgccagtgttataagcagcagcttaacccttgTGCCAAAACACTGACCCCTAAAATCAATGagtggttttgaaaaaaaaatgggaggcagagaagaggtcttttaaaagttcatggcaaGTGCACATAATCttcaaattctgttttccacaaactttttgaagttcccttgaaTCACacaataataaagcaaaaattcAAAATCTTCCTTTCCCCTATTCCTGTATCTCACAGCTAATCACTACACACTTTCTCTGTGACTATGTGTTCacgtgtgtatatacatatatagttacatacgtatgcatacacacatatataagtaAATCAGCACACTTAATTCTAAAGAGGGAATCATACTGTGCATTCTATTTTGAATCCTGTCAACCAATAAACTGTAGTGGAGATCCAGATCACTTCTAGTAATTAGTATGGTTAATAGCCAATAATCATGTTTGTACATAGTCTCACTTATttgctaccatttgcaacaaaatgatcccaactacaaactattatacttagtgaaatagaCTAGTAACAAATGAACaagtatcatatattctctctgatataaaaaaccttcatgtaaaataccaGATGTATagctaaacatatatatacatatatttacctaGAGGAACTATATCATagagtatgcatctttactcccaAATAAAGGAGATCATCCAatcaaactgttaaatatatcttgactataggatgctgcactttctaccattgtctatacctacagtgtcatgaagcacttaaatagcagaatgatggacttgagactgttgctgaaggattacactattgtaataatatgggggaaaatggaaggaaggagggttgaagggaaaatccctgtgcctttggaactatatcatgaaaaataaaaaataaaagaaggaacatCACACAATAAAAGCTCcatactcagaaaaaaataactgtCTTGCAACTTCCAATTATTGATCTCAATTCCAAGAGGATCAGGAGCCTAAGAACTTTGATCCTTCCAGAAAAGATGCTCAAATGTTAAAAATGTCTGTCACATTTCTGATCTCACCCATCTTGACATAATACAGGAAGAGGCTACAGATGTTTCTTGAAAGTGGGATGCGCTGAAATGAATCTCAGAAATTCAATTAggtgagaaatgaagaaaatacctGTCTTCTCCTTTAGATTGCAAAATTAGCAAACCTATATGAGTCAACCTACACTTTCCCCCGTTCTTAACCCTTTGCAAACGTGAGCAGCACATCTCCTCCAAATTCATCTTGACCTCTAAGAAGCTTGTTGTACCAATCAAGGTATCCAGGATTGCACCAAAATCTCTTCCAGGTTCATCTACCCATCAAAAACATAATGAACATATAAGTACCAAGTACTTTGTAGGGTGTTAGAGGTACAGTGGGAGAAGCTCAGTTTTCCTGATGTTACAGTTAATAATCTAGTGGGAAAGCTAACATTAATTATATAATAACACAAATAAATGTACACTTACAATAACCAAAACTGAATCCTATCCTCTTCTACAGCAAGTCCTTAACGTAGTTTTTCTAGTGGATTTCATTTTAACGACTATAGCTAAGTGATGCTAAGAGCTGATAATGATAAACAGACCCACAGAATAAGTTAACTTATTGAATAATATTTAAAGTATTATTCATCTGGTTGCCATAGACTGCCTGCCAAAAAAATGACAATTTGGGtttggcataatttttttttaaagatttattattattggaaagccggatatacagagcggaagatcttccatccaatgattcactccccaagtgagccgcaatgggccggtgctgcaccgatccgaagctgggaaccaggaacctcttccaggtctcccacgcaggtgcagggtcccaaggctttgggccgtcctcgactgctttcccaggccacaagcagggagctggatgggaagtggagctgccgggattagaaccggcgcccatatgggatcccagtgcgttcaaggcgaggactttagctgctaggccacgcagccgggccctggGTTTGGCATAATTAATGTCTAGTTGTGTTCCCTAAAAATTAAATAACCCTGAATATTTTTGTGGCCATTCTGCTGATATCTTTGGACTAAAAGACCCCACTCTGTCACAAAAATAATCTACATTGTTAGAATGACCTAGCAGCTGAAAGAGATTTGGGGAGTGTGGCTTAAAGGAGGAAGGTGGCCTCAGAAGTGGGAATCACGAAGTTTAGACTGAACTTAGAAatttttctgacatttttttctcagaagtTAGTCTCCTTTGAATTCTAAAGTGGttgtctttttcctcctcttaaaaaaaaagtgaaatttactAATGATAGTACTAAACCAGAACAGGGTGATTTAAAAGCATGGGTTCAGCTAGACCACTGAACTCAGACTCtgcccacagggaaaatcataggaCATGTGATCCAAGCTTGGAGTACATGTATCGGGACTGGAGCTCTTCAGTTGCTAAtgctgtgcagtggacagtatgtCCAGATGCAAATGGGGGACATCACAGCCAGCTAGaccaggttggacaattctcttgCCCAAGATTcatagcatgttcctgggtctatggatgcactaaggtgaactTGGTCAACCAATAGATCTTGGAAGGTTTTGCTCagtcctggagcaatgaaactaaCAACTTCTTAGAACCctcaaaccactcaagtaacacccttggaacactctccTCCACACAGGGGTCCCTAActcatcatcaaatgactgtcctccatccccaagtgttgatgtagtttgacagcaaggagcagcacactcccttattAATTGCTTCAAAATATTGTTAACctctaagaaaaacaaaactaaaagtaataagaaaagaaaaaatagcttGTCTGGGACATAAAATTGTTAGGTGTGTGTAGTTCAGTTTAAAATGGTTCTGGGATACCAAAGAAAGGTGCTTGAAAAgctaggaaaataatttttttaatatttatttatttttattggaaaggcggatatacaaagaggagaagagacagacaggaagatcttccgtccaatgattcactccccaagtgagccgcaacagccagtgctgcaccaaaccaaagccaggagccaggaactcttttgggtctcccacatggatgtagggtgtcaaggctttgggctatccttgactgctttcccaggccacaagcagggagctggatgggaagcaggaccgctgggattagaaccagtgcccatatggaatcctggcgagtgcaaggcgaggactttaaccactatgctatcatgccgggctcaAAGCTAGGAAAATATTTAATGGAGAAGAAAATGTAGATGCTCTCAGTCCTTCAAGCAGGTGTGGATGGACTGGAGAGGAGCAGGCATAGATTCTGTGACAAGGGGACGACCCTTCCAAAGGCCAGAGCCAACTGTTGATGCCTAACATAATCGACTTACTATCTCGTACTTCCATTTCTTCTATAACATGATTTCTCAAATGGCTTGAAAAACCATTTTCAAAGCAGCAGAATGATTATAATTCTTTCTTGCTGGTGATGTCGGAGCTACAGTAATTGCATGTCCCAATTTCTTGGCTTTCACCTCACCCTTGTGGCAACCATAGACTCAGCAGTTGAATCTGTCAGCAACAATTTGGTGCTGACTAAAATAGAGCACTTCCAAATGCTGAGGTGACAGGATGAGTCCTCCAAACAGAGCGCAAGTTCACATCTCAGCAGGAAGACAAGTAGCTGGAGTAGATGGTTATGGTGGGAAGCAAAGAGAAGTATGAACATAAACTCTGTACTATTCCCAGCAAGTAGCCAACACTCAGAAAATGTTATATAATTGTTTGTGGGAATATAGGAATATAAGCTAAGTACATGAGACACCAACGATCATGGAAATCCTTGAATTGTGATCCCCAGTGTTTGGACTTGATTCAGCAAGATATGCAGATCCATCCCAGATCCTTCCACAGGGGGAAAAACATTATGAGAACATGATTTCTAGGAAACAAAAGTCACAACTAATTGGATGCCTCCATTAactcatttgattttttattagaaaatagtATGTATAGTACATACAAGGGAAGTATATTTAGTTTTCTAAGGTCTAATAGTGGTGTTGTAGTCACTCTTAGGAAATCAAAGTGAAGGATTTTAGGATTGAATGtctgtgaaaaataaaacttagcTAATTCAGCAAGAAcattatgtatataaaatatgcatatatgtatacatatccaTCTTCCTAAGCAAAGTAACTATGGCAACATACTAGTTGTTCAATTAAGTAGTGGATATACAGATGCTTCTGATTTGTGTccattttcataattaaaaattgaagaagtaggaaaatatgtatttgtacaTGAGAAAAAGGACAATGAATAGAACAAGCATAAATATTAGGATAATACCCACGCTGTGCCAGGCCTGACTCAAAGGGAAACCCAACTTTTATTTATTCCTGATAGTTTATGTTATTCGACCACTCACACTGGACCCCCAGGCCATGTGGAATTACCTTTATCTTGGGGTTGAAAGCAGAAATGTGAGACTGGGTTCAAATGCATGGGCAATCAGTAAATCAGTTTTGCCTCTGTGGGGCAGATACCGTGGTAGAACAAGTTGAGCCAGGGCTTAGAACAGTCACATTGCCTATCAGAGTGTCAATTTGATTTTTGGCATCTTCACTCCTACTCTGAGTTCTTGATAATGCTCCTGGAAATTATACAGTAGGCCatattccaagtacttgggtctctgccactctcaTGGAGGACTCa
Coding sequences:
- the LOC101526788 gene encoding high mobility group nucleosome-binding domain-containing protein 3, with amino-acid sequence SPENTEGKDGSKVTKQEPTRRSARLSAKPAPPKPEPKPRKTSAKKEAGAKINRGAKGKKEEKQEAGKEGTAPSENGETKAEEIHISRSTVNVSTSRSTPPSTLSVKGQIETAQKTESVANEGK